A segment of the Bordetella flabilis genome:
CCTGGCGCTGGGCGCCGGTACGGCCTACGCCGCCGACGCCATGAAGCACGATTCCATGGGCAAGGGCGACGCCATGAAGCACGATTCCATGGGCAAGGGCGATGCCATGGGCAAGGGTGACGCGATGGGCAAGGGAGACGCCATGGGCAAGGGCGATGCCATGGGCAAGGGCGACGCGATGGGCAAGGGAGACGCCATGGGCAAGGGAGACGCCATGGGCAAGGGCGATGCCATGGGCAAGGATGCGATGAAGAAGTAATTTCCAGCGAGTACGGGAACGGGAGAAGGCGGCACCGGCCGCCTTTTCCTTTTTCCGTTTCATTTCTCCGGATT
Coding sequences within it:
- a CDS encoding pentapeptide MXKDX repeat protein — encoded protein: MKKYSAAVLSVCLALGAGTAYAADAMKHDSMGKGDAMKHDSMGKGDAMGKGDAMGKGDAMGKGDAMGKGDAMGKGDAMGKGDAMGKGDAMGKDAMKK